A stretch of Bos mutus isolate GX-2022 chromosome 8, NWIPB_WYAK_1.1, whole genome shotgun sequence DNA encodes these proteins:
- the R3HCC1 gene encoding R3H and coiled-coil domain-containing protein 1, with the protein MPPPGRAVALQLREARVVLGLRGAQASGDPRAAAATRGAAAALPPVTLALLCLDGVFLSTAENDFVQRIREELDRFLLQKELSKVLLFPPLSSRLRYLIHRTAENFDLLSSFSVGEGWRRRTVICHLDIRLPSSDGFSGPCRPPASHPSKYRGPRKPTASQGAAAGPPGVRAGRWHRGRKPDQALYVPRVLRRQEEGVLPAPAELQGDAPAGGLSEEPGDTGAGNPIADQELLVSVTQATEDQKGPGQGCEKELLPDPLAAEPSESESHAGTGDRSESAAQPEPGLQLDLEEGDGTELERSLAAEEEVEEEEVEEERPGSCPEDDFSELLQEITNNLTQKEIQVEKIHVDTSSFVDELPGEKDFAHVVEIYDFEPVLKTEDLLATFSEFQEKGFKIQWVDDTHALGVFPCPASAAEALTRDFSTLKIRPLTQGARQSKLKALQRPKLLHLAKERPQTNTAVARRLVARALGLQHRKKERPAMEPPAVLRP; encoded by the exons ATGCCTCCCCCGGGCCGCGCGGTGGCGCTGCAGCTCCGCGAGGCCAGGGTGGTTCTGGGGCTCAGGGGCGCGCAGGCTTCTGGGGACCCTAGAGCTGCGGCGGCGACGCGCGGGGCGGCCGCG GCTCTCCCACCTGTCACCCTGGCCCTTCTCTGCTTGGACGGCGTCTTCCTCTCCACAGCCGAGAATGACTTCGTGCAGCGCATCCGGGAAGAACTGGACCGCTTCTTGCTGCAGAAGGAGCTGTCAAA GGTCCTCCTCTTTCCCCCACTCTCCAGTCGGCTCCGGTACCTGATCCACAGGACAGCAGAGAATTTTGACCTTTTGAGCAGCTTCTCTGTTGGagagggctggaggaggaggacggTCATCTGTCACCTGGACATCAG GTTACCCAGTTCAGACGGATTCTCTGGCCCCTGCcgccctcctgcctcccaccctagCAAGTACCGAGGTCCTCGGAAGCCCACCGCAAGCCAGGGAGCGGCTGCCGGTCCCCCAGGGGTGAGGGCCGGCCGGTGGCATCGTGGACGCAAGCCGGACCAGGCCTTGTATGTGCCCCGGGTGCTGCGCCGGCAGGAAGAAGGAGTGCTGCCCGCTCCTGCAGAGCTCCAGGGAGATGCTCCAGCTGGCGGGCTCTCAGAAGAACCAGGAGATACTGGTGCTGGGAACCCCATTGCCGATCAGGAACTTCTCGTGTCGGTGACTCAGGCCACAGAGGACCAAAAAGGCCCTGGTCAAGGCTGTGAGAAAGAGTTGCTGCCAGACCCTTTGGCTGCTGAACCCTCAGAGTCTGAGAGCCACGCAGGGACCGGAGACAGGTCGGAGTCAGCCGCACAGCCGGAGCCCGGGCTGCAGCTGGActtggaggagggagatgggactgagctggagagaagcctggcagcagAGGAGGAAGTGGAAGAGGAAGAGGTGGAAGAGGAGCGACCAGGCAGCTGCCCCGAGGACGATTTCAGTGAACTGCTGCAGGAG ATAACGAACAACCTGACCCAGAAGGAGATTCAGGTAGAGAAGATCCACGTGGACACATCATCCTTTGTAGATGAGCTGCCTGGAGAGAAGGATTTTGCGCACGTGGTGGAGATCTATGACTTTGAGCCGGTGCTCAAGACTGAGGACCTGCTGGCtaccttctctgagttcca AGAGAAGGGGTTCAAGATCCAGTGGGTGGATGACACGCATGCACTCGGCGTCTTCCCCTGCCCAGCTTCAG CTGCCGaggccctgaccagggatttctCCACACTGAAGATCCGGCCCCTGACGCAGGGAGCCAGGCAGTCCAAGCTGAAGGCCCTGCAGAGGCCAA AGCTTCTGCATCTCGCGAAGGAGAGACCACAGACAAATACAGCCGTGGCCCGGAGGCTGGTGGCCCGGGCCCTGGGGCTCCAACACAGAAAGAAGGAGCGGCCTGCAATGGAGCCTCCTGCCGTTCTGAGGCCCTGA